The following proteins come from a genomic window of Pseudomonas sp. MAG733B:
- the ycaC gene encoding isochorismate family cysteine hydrolase YcaC: MSNVPYKRLNKDDAVVLLVDHQTGLISLVQDFSPNEFKNNVLALGDIAKFFELPTILTTSFDSGPNGPIVPELKAQFPDAPFIARPGQINAWDNADFVKAVKATGRKQLIIAGVVTDVCVAFPTLSALAEGFDVFVVTDASGTFNTTVQQAAWARMSAAGAQLLNWFSVACELQGDWRNDMEGLANLLSERIPNYRNLINSYTTFTAK, encoded by the coding sequence ATGAGCAACGTTCCTTACAAGCGCCTGAACAAAGACGATGCAGTGGTGCTGCTGGTCGATCACCAGACTGGCCTGATCTCGCTGGTGCAGGATTTCTCGCCCAACGAATTCAAGAACAACGTGCTGGCGCTGGGCGACATCGCCAAGTTCTTCGAACTGCCGACCATCCTCACCACCAGTTTCGACAGCGGTCCGAACGGCCCGATCGTGCCGGAGCTCAAGGCGCAGTTCCCGGACGCGCCGTTCATTGCCCGTCCCGGCCAGATCAACGCCTGGGACAACGCCGACTTCGTCAAAGCGGTAAAGGCCACCGGTCGCAAGCAATTGATCATCGCCGGTGTGGTGACCGACGTATGCGTGGCATTCCCGACCCTGTCGGCGTTGGCGGAAGGTTTTGACGTGTTCGTCGTGACCGATGCTTCCGGCACCTTCAACACCACCGTGCAGCAAGCTGCATGGGCGCGTATGTCGGCGGCCGGTGCACAACTGCTGAACTGGTTCTCCGTGGCCTGCGAGCTGCAAGGCGACTGGCGCAACGACATGGAAGGCCTGGCCAACCTGTTGTCGGAACGCATTCCGAACTACCGCAACCTGATCAACAGCTACACCACGTTTACCGCCAAGTAA
- a CDS encoding LysR family transcriptional regulator, protein MNPFEDMRIFCQVMDSGSFTAAADQLGLSKQFVSRRLMQLEERLGVRLLNRSTRRLDVTPLGQSYYESALRLLSEVEQVEQGIAGQTTEPRGTIRVSAPLSFALAHLGCLLPVFLQRYRDVTVEVDLSDRPVDLLGEGYDLALRIGTLEDSTLIARRIASIERVYCASPAYLAERGTPVKPEDLLNHDCLPYGHGRQVQWRFTGQGKPLAVNVTGRMRVNNGELLRDAAIAGMGITYLPTFIVGSALRDGRLVPVLDAFRPEPLTLSAVYPQHRQSSRPVQALIGFLRERLDQAEGES, encoded by the coding sequence ATGAACCCGTTCGAAGACATGCGTATTTTTTGCCAGGTGATGGATTCCGGCAGCTTCACGGCCGCCGCCGATCAACTGGGTCTGTCCAAGCAATTCGTCAGCCGACGCCTGATGCAGCTTGAAGAGCGCCTCGGCGTGCGCTTGCTCAATCGTTCGACCCGACGCCTGGACGTCACGCCGCTCGGGCAGAGTTACTACGAATCAGCCCTGCGCCTGCTCAGCGAAGTCGAGCAAGTGGAGCAGGGCATCGCCGGCCAGACCACCGAACCGCGCGGCACCATTCGTGTGAGTGCGCCGCTGTCGTTTGCATTGGCCCATCTGGGCTGCCTGCTACCCGTTTTTTTGCAGCGCTACCGTGACGTCACCGTGGAAGTGGATTTGAGCGATCGCCCGGTGGACCTGCTCGGTGAAGGCTACGACCTTGCCTTGCGCATCGGCACGCTGGAAGACTCGACCCTCATCGCCCGCCGCATCGCTTCGATCGAACGGGTGTATTGCGCGAGCCCGGCGTATCTGGCCGAACGCGGCACACCGGTCAAACCTGAAGATTTGCTCAACCATGACTGCCTGCCGTACGGCCACGGTCGTCAGGTGCAATGGCGTTTCACGGGGCAGGGCAAGCCGCTGGCCGTCAACGTCACCGGGCGGATGCGGGTCAACAATGGTGAGTTGCTGAGAGACGCAGCTATTGCCGGGATGGGCATTACCTATTTGCCAACCTTCATCGTCGGATCGGCGCTGAGAGATGGCAGGCTGGTGCCGGTGCTGGACGCGTTTCGGCCGGAGCCGCTGACGCTGTCGGCGGTGTATCCGCAGCATCGCCAGTCATCGCGACCGGTGCAGGCGTTGATCGGGTTTTTGCGTGAGCGCCTGGATCAGGCGGAGGGCGAATCGTAG
- a CDS encoding type II secretion system F family protein — MRFHLKAVGKAGVVSMTVEAQGHSEARRIAEDQGLRVVSLHAERHWRALRLKQRETFNLVLFSQELTTLLNAGLPLIDALESLAEKESAPQARKTLSELVRLLYEGKSFSQALSQLSAVFPPLYVALVQSSEKTGAVGEALGRYVSYRQRMDEVRQKIVSASIYPMLLLVVGGGVVLFLMGYVVPRFSLVFEGLGSNLPWLSQILMTSGMFLHAHQGEFFGAFMAIIVALALLQRQPSFRRGVDRLIEKLPAVHQRIFMYELARFYRSLGILLQGGIPLVTAMGMVRNLLTPASRVRLDQACERVREGQSLSTALELNHLVTPVSLRLLRAGEQSGNLGQMMERSADFYDEEISRWIEWFVRLFEPLLMTFIGLLIGVIVILMYIPIFELASSIH, encoded by the coding sequence ATGCGGTTTCACCTCAAAGCAGTCGGCAAGGCCGGTGTGGTGTCGATGACCGTCGAAGCACAGGGTCACAGCGAAGCCCGGCGCATCGCCGAGGACCAGGGCCTGCGGGTGGTCAGCCTGCACGCCGAGCGGCACTGGCGAGCGTTACGCCTCAAGCAGCGCGAGACGTTCAACCTGGTGTTGTTCAGCCAGGAACTGACGACGTTGCTCAATGCTGGGCTGCCATTGATCGATGCACTGGAAAGCCTGGCGGAAAAAGAATCGGCGCCGCAGGCCCGCAAAACCCTGAGCGAACTGGTGCGCCTGCTGTATGAAGGCAAATCCTTCTCCCAGGCCTTGAGTCAGTTGTCGGCGGTGTTCCCTCCGCTGTACGTGGCGCTGGTGCAGTCCAGCGAGAAAACCGGCGCCGTGGGCGAAGCACTGGGTCGCTACGTCAGCTATCGCCAGCGCATGGACGAAGTTCGGCAGAAGATCGTCAGCGCCTCGATCTACCCGATGCTGTTGCTGGTGGTGGGCGGCGGCGTGGTCTTGTTCCTGATGGGTTATGTGGTGCCGCGCTTCAGCCTGGTGTTCGAAGGGCTGGGGTCGAACCTGCCGTGGCTGTCGCAGATCCTGATGACCAGCGGCATGTTCCTGCACGCCCACCAGGGCGAATTCTTCGGCGCCTTCATGGCCATCATCGTCGCCCTCGCCCTGCTCCAGCGACAGCCGTCGTTCCGCCGTGGCGTGGATCGCCTGATCGAAAAACTCCCGGCGGTGCACCAGCGCATCTTCATGTACGAACTGGCGCGCTTCTACCGTTCGCTGGGGATTCTGCTGCAAGGCGGCATTCCCCTCGTCACCGCCATGGGCATGGTCCGCAACCTGCTGACGCCCGCCTCCCGCGTGCGCCTGGACCAGGCCTGCGAACGGGTGCGCGAGGGGCAATCGTTGTCGACCGCGCTGGAACTCAATCATCTGGTGACCCCGGTGTCCCTGCGTCTGCTGCGTGCCGGCGAACAATCCGGCAACCTCGGACAGATGATGGAGCGCAGCGCCGACTTCTACGACGAAGAAATCAGCCGCTGGATCGAATGGTTCGTGCGGCTGTTCGAACCGCTGCTCATGACCTTCATCGGCCTGCTGATCGGGGTGATCGTGATCCTGATGTACATCCCGATTTTCGAACTCGCTTCAAGCATCCACTGA
- the gspG gene encoding type II secretion system major pseudopilin GspG, with protein sequence MKQRLHFAPRPQRGFTLLELLVVLVVLGLLAGIVAPKYFAQLGRSEVKVAKAQIEGLGKALDLYRLEVGHYPSTEQGLQALVTAPSDETRWTGPYLQKKLPQDPWGRNYAYRYPGENGEYDLLSMGKDGQPGGEGENAEVTSWQ encoded by the coding sequence ATGAAACAGCGACTGCATTTCGCCCCGCGTCCTCAACGCGGGTTCACATTGCTTGAATTGTTGGTGGTGCTGGTGGTGCTGGGGCTGTTGGCCGGTATCGTGGCGCCGAAGTATTTTGCGCAACTGGGCCGGTCCGAAGTGAAAGTGGCCAAGGCGCAAATTGAAGGCCTGGGCAAAGCCCTGGACCTGTATCGCCTGGAAGTGGGCCATTACCCGTCGACCGAACAGGGCTTGCAGGCGCTGGTCACCGCGCCGAGCGACGAAACCCGTTGGACCGGCCCGTACCTGCAGAAAAAGCTGCCTCAAGACCCGTGGGGTCGTAATTACGCCTACCGCTATCCCGGCGAAAACGGCGAGTACGACCTGTTGTCGATGGGCAAGGACGGCCAACCCGGCGGCGAAGGCGAAAACGCCGAAGTCACCAGTTGGCAATGA
- a CDS encoding lytic transglycosylase domain-containing protein: protein MKTLTTGMLGLMLLAGVVQADVFVSVDAKGNFVLSNVHRPGRHYERVIREAEATVVSLDQQPQMIAARPYAELVSKAATDNQLPAALLHAVIQTESSYNASAVSPKGAGGLMQLMPDTAREMGVKDVYDPKANIQGGARYLKRLMTMFDNDIALAVAAYNAGPQAVLSRGGVIPPFAETQRYVPSVLRQYRRLQGLAADAPL from the coding sequence ATGAAAACTCTCACCACAGGAATGCTCGGCTTGATGCTGCTGGCCGGCGTCGTTCAGGCCGATGTGTTCGTTTCCGTGGACGCCAAGGGCAACTTCGTCCTGTCCAATGTCCACCGCCCCGGTCGCCACTATGAACGGGTGATTCGTGAGGCCGAGGCGACGGTGGTCAGCCTCGACCAGCAGCCGCAAATGATCGCCGCGCGACCCTATGCCGAGCTGGTATCCAAAGCCGCCACCGACAATCAGTTGCCGGCCGCGCTGTTGCACGCGGTGATCCAGACCGAGTCCAGCTACAACGCCAGCGCCGTATCGCCCAAAGGCGCCGGTGGGTTGATGCAGTTGATGCCCGACACCGCCCGCGAGATGGGCGTGAAAGACGTCTACGACCCCAAGGCCAACATCCAGGGCGGCGCCCGCTACCTCAAACGCCTGATGACGATGTTCGACAACGACATTGCCCTCGCCGTGGCGGCCTACAACGCCGGGCCGCAAGCCGTTCTCAGCCGTGGCGGAGTGATCCCGCCGTTCGCCGAAACCCAGCGCTATGTGCCCAGCGTTTTGCGCCAATACCGGCGCTTGCAGGGGCTGGCGGCGGATGCCCCGTTGTGA
- the mnxG gene encoding manganese-oxidizing multicopper oxidase MnxG — protein sequence MTGIYHAPQILPWLLLAASMLGIEIAEAAARCERNLVANVVALDQPLMFNRLGAQNVNGMMFALRRDVVDDRQVSLEQGGAAVPGKVSLRPDKRPRPLVLRVAAGDCLTVNLQNLLAYQPNPGSHSDGGGEEEGEEEEGIEIGDGATQFKADEQVADRHVGFQVNGMQAVNSIDDIASYTGRNANTLVAPGASRSYTLYAEREGAFVVSSRGATFGGEGAAGNNANGLFGQVAVMPKGGRNYRNTITEEEMRLASTGRTPAGQPIVDYQARYPQREPWIREGKAGKPIINMVDGNEIISSEADAIVMGSNADGSFPSSTYPLEALGKRNPAIPNRLEPFRDFSAQFQDETAVTQAFPAYFADPVMAHVLEPTRDSFMINYGAGGMGAEVLANRLGVGPMHDCLSCAYEEFFLSAHTVGDVAMLVDVPANAGLEGITPGQTPNADQVGVKATTALYPSEPSNVAHSYIGDFVKFRNTHNGYEHHIFHLHGHQWLFNPNDDNSDYVDAQGIGPGAGYTYEIANGGSGNRNRVAGDAIYHCHFYPHFAQGMWAMWRVHDVFEEGTKLEVSQQGADGFHSEPYALRSGKPAADARALPDGEIVAGTPIPAVVPLPGKAMPPMPGKVAVVPKIGETLVAANDDDDDEAGDDDGEHHDGGVTGAIGSLALVDRSEANRNADGTLKNPGYPFWIGGMESSVGQRPPTPPLDMLDAATAQALKASGKALWANLDPNQSGGWNGGLPRHALGGVSEGGEAETITTSLDFSKTVTRAKPIYMPEEGTEVEQAAMAFHAKKDHPSFAVLPGNQIVARNFRTNGALPVAGAPYYEPCMDDRQKRLTSSAGTGEFISGERLDGMSFIGASTFTADRPRVYKAANIQFDAVYNKVGYHFPQARILALWEDAWPVITKQRPPEPLVMRMNTFDCVQYQQTNLIPATYEMDDYQVRTPTDVIGQHIHLPKWDLVSADGSSNGWNYEDGVLSPGAVQERVHAIREFNQCEGTDPRDGTPACPKAKNHPFFGQYGRADWVGARTAMQRWFVDPVVNTYGVDRGLGTIFTHDHLGPSTHQQIGLYATVLAEPAGSTWFHAETGEPLYSGARQDGGPTSWQAVISTGDLDGDGKNDSFREFFLEYSDFQHAYEAGVYVGAGPNGVPNPQAFPATADSFRYAINPPVRDNTSELLEAVVELRGGVKPGCPSRPCPQAISVDDPGMFVVNYRNEPLALRVYDPNKVGPDGKRGMQADGLGGDLAYAMQSRTDRAIPAMNLAPNLITAATGPTGGTTLFPPHINRGGAEPGDPFTPMLRTYTGDNVRLRVHAGGHEEEHNVTLHGVKWLQSGSGFGNSSNSGWRASQMVGISEQMGFNAPVSMISSAAATTGDYLYTMDASIEGYWNGIWGVMRNYTAQRSDLFAVPNNPKPTGMRNTVAFDGICPRIGVNPNGIGTRPTVQRNYEVVAALANDILSNPLGLSIADPAGLGQHVGGPLKPAGGTLVLNSRPVSIPQVTVTDLEDGETFTIGGQSGPLHDPTAILYVRKGDLDPITGKLKPGVPVEPLILRAAAGDCINITLENRLPSVMPDLAQTAIMQGLAKRDRNDGMGSTTFNNNLLRPSSHVGLHAQLLAYDITKSDGANVGANPIQTVPPRVGSIGAYPTRTYQYYAGHLEREGKPITQLGRNVDNINATAVEFGGLNFTPADVIKQPQKGLGGAMSVLPIGSTWVEDAKRASATVTAPGQTVYRDFAMVWQRALNTRWANGRPVEGIASEGNGVPNDPKDNASMAINYKIEPMWFRFGLAPDAPFGHAGSPGTYGDVPNAHMAYSNALVGGDPQTPVFYVKPGQPFRTHILMPSGGSRGSTFQLDGHVWSVNPFVSEKSDVGGYPTGTPGIGSVKFGYNPMSMYIGARESVLPAAHFSFMHPSAGGSNAIAGDYLYRDNASFGNTAGLWGLLRVTNEPEPAPAP from the coding sequence ATGACCGGCATTTACCACGCTCCACAAATACTCCCCTGGTTGCTGTTGGCCGCTTCGATGCTCGGCATCGAGATTGCCGAAGCAGCTGCGCGCTGTGAACGCAACCTGGTGGCCAACGTCGTGGCGCTGGATCAGCCGCTGATGTTCAACCGCCTCGGGGCGCAGAACGTCAACGGCATGATGTTCGCCCTGCGACGCGACGTGGTCGATGACCGTCAGGTCTCTCTGGAGCAGGGCGGCGCGGCAGTGCCGGGCAAAGTGTCCCTGCGGCCCGACAAGCGTCCGCGTCCGTTGGTGCTGCGGGTGGCTGCCGGTGACTGTCTGACCGTCAACCTGCAAAACCTGCTGGCCTACCAGCCCAACCCCGGCTCCCACAGCGATGGCGGTGGAGAGGAAGAGGGTGAAGAGGAAGAAGGCATCGAAATCGGTGACGGTGCGACCCAGTTCAAGGCCGACGAACAAGTGGCTGACCGTCACGTCGGCTTCCAGGTCAACGGCATGCAAGCGGTCAACAGCATCGATGACATCGCGTCCTATACCGGGCGCAACGCCAACACTTTGGTCGCCCCCGGCGCCAGCCGTTCCTACACCCTGTATGCCGAACGCGAAGGTGCGTTCGTGGTGAGCAGCCGTGGCGCAACGTTCGGTGGCGAGGGCGCGGCCGGCAACAATGCCAATGGTCTGTTCGGCCAGGTGGCGGTCATGCCCAAGGGCGGTCGCAACTACCGCAACACCATTACCGAAGAAGAAATGCGTCTGGCCAGCACCGGGCGCACACCGGCCGGTCAGCCGATCGTTGATTACCAGGCACGCTACCCGCAACGCGAGCCGTGGATCCGCGAAGGCAAGGCCGGCAAGCCGATCATCAACATGGTCGACGGCAATGAAATCATCTCCAGCGAAGCCGATGCGATCGTCATGGGCAGCAACGCCGACGGCAGTTTCCCAAGCTCCACTTATCCGCTTGAAGCCTTGGGCAAACGCAACCCGGCCATCCCCAATCGCCTTGAGCCGTTCCGCGATTTCTCCGCGCAGTTCCAGGATGAAACCGCAGTCACCCAAGCGTTCCCCGCTTATTTCGCGGACCCGGTCATGGCCCATGTGCTCGAGCCGACTCGCGACTCGTTCATGATCAACTATGGCGCTGGTGGCATGGGTGCCGAGGTGCTCGCCAACCGCTTGGGCGTGGGGCCGATGCACGATTGTCTTTCCTGCGCTTATGAAGAATTCTTCCTCAGTGCCCACACCGTCGGCGACGTGGCGATGCTGGTGGACGTACCGGCCAACGCCGGGCTGGAAGGCATCACGCCCGGCCAGACACCGAACGCCGATCAGGTCGGGGTCAAGGCGACCACCGCGCTGTATCCGTCGGAGCCTTCGAACGTCGCCCACAGCTACATCGGTGACTTCGTCAAATTCCGCAACACGCACAACGGCTACGAACACCACATCTTCCACTTGCACGGCCATCAGTGGCTGTTCAACCCTAATGACGACAACTCCGACTACGTGGATGCCCAAGGCATCGGGCCGGGCGCCGGCTACACCTATGAAATCGCCAACGGCGGTTCGGGCAACCGTAACCGGGTCGCGGGCGATGCGATTTATCACTGCCACTTCTACCCGCACTTTGCCCAGGGCATGTGGGCCATGTGGCGGGTGCACGACGTGTTTGAAGAAGGCACCAAACTCGAAGTGTCGCAACAAGGCGCCGACGGCTTCCACAGTGAACCGTATGCCTTGCGCAGCGGTAAACCGGCGGCGGATGCACGGGCCTTGCCCGATGGCGAAATCGTTGCCGGCACGCCCATTCCGGCAGTCGTTCCACTACCAGGCAAAGCCATGCCGCCGATGCCGGGCAAAGTCGCGGTCGTGCCGAAAATCGGTGAAACCTTGGTGGCTGCCAACGACGACGATGACGATGAAGCAGGCGACGATGACGGCGAGCATCACGACGGCGGTGTCACCGGAGCAATTGGCTCGCTGGCGCTGGTCGATCGCAGCGAAGCCAACCGCAACGCCGATGGCACCCTGAAAAACCCTGGCTATCCATTCTGGATCGGCGGCATGGAAAGTTCGGTCGGCCAACGCCCACCAACTCCACCGCTGGACATGCTCGATGCCGCCACGGCGCAGGCCTTGAAGGCTAGCGGTAAAGCCTTGTGGGCCAACCTCGACCCTAATCAGTCCGGCGGCTGGAACGGCGGCTTGCCGCGTCATGCCCTGGGCGGTGTGTCCGAGGGTGGTGAAGCCGAGACCATCACCACGTCGCTGGACTTCTCCAAGACTGTGACCCGGGCCAAACCGATCTACATGCCGGAAGAGGGCACGGAAGTCGAACAAGCGGCCATGGCCTTCCACGCGAAAAAAGATCACCCAAGCTTTGCCGTACTGCCAGGCAACCAGATCGTGGCGCGCAACTTCCGCACCAACGGCGCCTTGCCGGTGGCCGGTGCGCCGTACTACGAACCGTGCATGGATGACCGGCAAAAACGCCTGACCAGCAGCGCCGGCACCGGTGAGTTCATCAGTGGCGAGCGCCTCGACGGTATGTCGTTTATCGGTGCCTCGACCTTCACCGCGGATCGTCCGCGGGTCTACAAGGCGGCGAACATCCAGTTCGACGCGGTGTACAACAAGGTCGGCTACCACTTCCCGCAAGCACGCATTCTCGCCCTGTGGGAAGACGCCTGGCCGGTGATCACCAAGCAGCGTCCGCCAGAACCTCTGGTGATGCGCATGAACACCTTCGACTGCGTGCAGTACCAGCAAACCAACCTGATTCCGGCCACCTACGAGATGGACGACTATCAGGTGCGCACGCCGACCGACGTGATCGGCCAGCATATTCATCTGCCGAAGTGGGACCTGGTGTCCGCCGATGGTTCGTCCAACGGCTGGAACTACGAAGACGGCGTGCTCTCCCCAGGCGCCGTGCAGGAACGCGTCCACGCCATCCGCGAGTTCAACCAGTGCGAAGGCACCGACCCGCGTGACGGCACCCCGGCCTGCCCGAAAGCCAAGAATCACCCGTTCTTCGGTCAATACGGCCGGGCTGATTGGGTGGGCGCGCGGACAGCCATGCAGCGCTGGTTCGTCGATCCGGTGGTGAACACCTATGGCGTCGACCGTGGCCTGGGCACCATCTTTACCCACGACCACCTCGGCCCATCGACTCACCAACAGATTGGCCTGTACGCCACCGTACTGGCTGAACCGGCCGGTTCCACCTGGTTCCACGCCGAAACCGGCGAGCCGTTGTACAGCGGCGCGCGGCAGGACGGCGGGCCGACCTCGTGGCAGGCGGTGATTTCCACCGGTGACCTGGACGGCGACGGCAAGAACGACAGCTTCCGCGAGTTCTTCCTCGAATACAGCGACTTCCAGCACGCCTATGAAGCCGGTGTGTACGTCGGCGCTGGCCCGAACGGCGTGCCGAACCCGCAAGCGTTCCCGGCCACGGCCGACAGCTTCCGCTACGCGATCAACCCACCGGTGCGTGACAACACCAGCGAGTTGCTTGAAGCGGTTGTCGAGCTGCGCGGCGGGGTGAAACCGGGCTGCCCAAGCCGCCCATGCCCGCAAGCGATCTCGGTGGATGACCCTGGCATGTTCGTCGTCAACTACCGCAACGAACCGCTGGCCCTGCGGGTGTACGACCCGAACAAGGTCGGCCCGGACGGTAAGCGCGGCATGCAGGCCGATGGCCTGGGCGGCGACCTGGCGTATGCCATGCAAAGCCGTACCGACCGTGCGATCCCGGCGATGAACCTGGCGCCGAACCTGATCACCGCGGCCACCGGCCCAACCGGCGGCACCACGCTGTTCCCGCCGCACATCAACCGTGGCGGCGCCGAACCGGGTGATCCGTTCACGCCGATGCTGCGCACCTACACCGGTGACAACGTGCGGCTGCGGGTGCATGCCGGCGGTCACGAAGAAGAGCACAACGTCACCCTGCACGGCGTGAAATGGCTGCAAAGCGGTTCCGGCTTCGGCAACAGCTCCAACTCGGGCTGGCGCGCGTCGCAGATGGTCGGGATCTCCGAGCAGATGGGCTTCAATGCGCCGGTGTCGATGATCTCCAGCGCGGCGGCGACCACTGGTGACTACCTGTACACCATGGACGCGTCCATCGAGGGTTATTGGAACGGCATCTGGGGCGTGATGCGCAACTACACCGCGCAACGCAGCGACCTGTTCGCGGTGCCGAACAATCCGAAACCGACCGGCATGCGCAACACCGTGGCGTTCGACGGCATCTGCCCACGGATTGGCGTCAACCCGAACGGCATCGGCACCCGGCCAACCGTGCAGCGCAACTATGAAGTGGTCGCGGCGCTGGCCAACGACATCCTCAGCAATCCGCTGGGCCTGTCCATCGCTGACCCGGCGGGTCTCGGCCAGCATGTCGGCGGGCCGCTGAAACCGGCGGGCGGCACCCTGGTGCTGAACTCGCGGCCAGTGAGCATTCCGCAGGTCACAGTGACCGATCTTGAAGATGGCGAGACCTTCACCATCGGCGGACAAAGCGGGCCGCTGCATGACCCGACCGCAATCCTGTATGTGCGCAAAGGCGACCTCGATCCGATCACCGGCAAGTTGAAACCCGGTGTGCCTGTCGAACCGCTGATCCTGCGTGCGGCGGCCGGTGATTGCATCAACATCACCCTGGAAAACCGTCTGCCGAGCGTGATGCCGGACCTGGCCCAGACCGCGATCATGCAAGGCCTGGCCAAGCGTGACCGCAACGACGGCATGGGCTCGACCACCTTCAACAACAACCTGTTGCGGCCATCGAGCCATGTCGGCCTGCATGCGCAACTGCTGGCTTATGACATCACCAAATCGGACGGTGCCAACGTCGGCGCCAACCCGATCCAGACCGTGCCACCGCGCGTCGGCAGCATCGGTGCGTACCCGACTCGTACCTATCAGTACTACGCCGGGCACCTGGAACGTGAAGGCAAACCGATCACCCAACTGGGGCGCAACGTCGACAACATCAACGCCACGGCGGTGGAGTTCGGCGGGTTGAACTTCACCCCGGCGGACGTCATCAAGCAACCGCAAAAAGGCCTTGGCGGTGCGATGAGTGTCCTGCCGATCGGTTCCACCTGGGTTGAAGATGCCAAGCGCGCGTCGGCCACAGTGACCGCGCCGGGCCAGACCGTCTACCGCGATTTTGCGATGGTCTGGCAGCGCGCCCTGAACACTCGCTGGGCCAATGGCCGGCCGGTGGAAGGCATTGCCTCGGAAGGCAACGGTGTGCCGAACGATCCGAAGGACAACGCGAGCATGGCCATCAACTACAAGATCGAACCGATGTGGTTCCGCTTCGGTCTGGCCCCGGATGCTCCGTTCGGCCACGCCGGCAGCCCTGGCACCTACGGCGACGTGCCGAACGCGCACATGGCCTACAGCAACGCCTTGGTCGGCGGTGATCCGCAAACGCCAGTGTTCTATGTCAAGCCGGGGCAACCGTTCCGTACGCACATCCTGATGCCGTCCGGTGGCAGTCGCGGTTCGACCTTCCAGCTCGATGGTCACGTCTGGTCGGTCAACCCGTTCGTGTCGGAGAAGAGCGATGTGGGCGGTTACCCGACGGGTACACCGGGGATTGGTTCGGTGAAGTTCGGCTACAACCCGATGTCGATGTACATCGGCGCCCGGGAAAGCGTGTTGCCGGCGGCGCACTTCAGCTTCATGCACCCGAGCGCCGGGGGCAGCAATGCGATAGCGGGGGACTACCTGTACCGCGACAACGCGTCCTTCGGTAATACCGCCGGGTTGTGGGGGCTGTTGCGGGTGACCAACGAGCCGGAACCGGCGCCTGCGCCGTAA